In a single window of the Leptospira sanjuanensis genome:
- a CDS encoding glycosyl hydrolase family 67 encodes MKLDLALIDSSAPFFVKAPGKSQNWSKAPIALLEKNRKFKKKTHKKIRENFDSYVKRVRSFGYNAITIDELSYLANFHFYPELLRNKIRSYQKSYQKLFRTAKKNGLKVFLTSDFLFFNSYLEEQTKGEFDSVAELFVSCLERLFSEFETVDGIVLRIGESDGVDVDGDFKSRLLLKTPEDANRLLRIILPIFKKHSKTLIFRTWTIGAYPIGDLIWNPVTYKTVFDGIPAENLIVSMKYGEGDFFRYLSINSLFFEDSLPKLVEFQARREYEGFGEVPSFVGWQYLSYKKELEKAKNLVGFSVWCQTGGWSSFRNITFLKNTSYWNELNTFVCAGLFRKNWGVKKSLRKFYGKKNLKEFVRFLRLSDTVILNLLYDPEFSPLPLYIHRVRIPPLLHITWDRVTVSDHFRILYSAFCKNPEESVRKGYGAIESLKEMGRIAKRIGLPYDFRFHYETFQLFAFCRELIYLPDPEREQYLLEETIHLWKLYSENYPDAYRFRILPRKRIPGLMSEALLKMFVRKRKNTRLLDRILFHPLMRRFYLFLYQRIRAKLPSFINQQAMPVSELLK; translated from the coding sequence ATGAAATTGGATTTAGCCCTTATCGATTCGAGCGCTCCGTTTTTCGTAAAGGCTCCGGGAAAATCCCAGAATTGGTCCAAGGCTCCGATTGCGCTTCTTGAAAAGAATCGGAAATTCAAAAAGAAAACTCATAAAAAGATACGGGAGAATTTCGATTCGTATGTGAAACGCGTGCGCTCCTTCGGCTACAACGCGATCACGATCGACGAACTTTCCTACCTCGCGAACTTTCATTTTTATCCCGAACTTCTTCGAAATAAAATCCGATCTTATCAAAAATCCTATCAAAAACTTTTTCGAACCGCAAAGAAGAACGGCCTGAAGGTTTTTCTCACGAGCGACTTTTTGTTTTTCAATTCATATCTCGAAGAACAAACCAAGGGAGAATTCGATTCCGTCGCGGAACTTTTTGTTTCCTGTCTGGAACGTCTCTTTTCCGAGTTCGAAACCGTGGACGGAATCGTATTGAGGATCGGAGAATCGGACGGAGTCGACGTGGATGGGGATTTTAAAAGCAGACTTTTGCTCAAAACCCCCGAGGACGCGAACCGGTTATTGAGAATAATTCTTCCGATCTTCAAAAAACATTCTAAAACTCTAATATTTAGAACCTGGACGATCGGAGCGTATCCGATCGGGGATCTGATCTGGAATCCGGTGACCTATAAAACGGTATTCGACGGAATTCCCGCGGAAAATCTGATCGTATCTATGAAATACGGAGAAGGCGATTTTTTCCGTTATCTTTCGATCAATTCCCTCTTTTTCGAGGATTCTCTTCCCAAACTCGTAGAATTTCAAGCGCGGCGCGAGTACGAAGGTTTCGGCGAAGTTCCTTCCTTTGTCGGATGGCAATATCTTTCCTACAAAAAAGAACTCGAAAAAGCCAAGAACCTCGTCGGCTTCAGCGTTTGGTGTCAAACGGGAGGATGGTCCTCGTTTCGGAATATTACGTTTTTAAAGAATACTTCTTATTGGAACGAACTCAACACGTTCGTCTGCGCGGGTCTTTTCCGCAAAAATTGGGGAGTGAAAAAAAGTCTCCGTAAGTTCTACGGAAAAAAGAATCTCAAAGAGTTCGTTCGGTTTCTGCGTCTTTCCGATACGGTGATCCTGAACCTTTTGTACGATCCCGAATTCAGCCCGCTTCCGCTTTATATCCATCGGGTTCGGATTCCTCCGCTGCTGCACATAACTTGGGATCGGGTAACGGTCAGCGATCATTTCCGAATTCTATATTCCGCTTTTTGCAAGAACCCGGAGGAATCGGTCCGGAAGGGATACGGGGCGATCGAAAGCCTCAAAGAGATGGGAAGAATCGCGAAACGGATCGGACTTCCCTACGATTTTCGGTTTCACTACGAGACCTTTCAGTTATTCGCCTTTTGCAGAGAGCTGATTTATCTTCCCGATCCGGAACGGGAACAATATCTTTTGGAAGAAACGATTCATCTGTGGAAATTATATTCCGAAAATTATCCCGATGCCTATCGGTTTCGGATTCTCCCTCGAAAAAGAATCCCGGGACTTATGTCCGAAGCGTTGCTAAAGATGTTCGTCCGAAAGAGAAAGAACACAAGACTTCTGGATCGGATTTTGTTTCATCCGCTTATGCGACGTTTTTATCTTTTCTTATACCAACGAATCCGTGCAAAACTTCCTTCGTTTATCAATCAGCAGGCTATGCCCGTCTCCGAGCTCCTAAAATAG
- a CDS encoding DMT family transporter, which translates to MSSDSKTKIFLEFQFAMILISGNILFAKLIDESVWMITFGRTVFASAGLYLFLKWRDKPLFFPSAIENKAALGGGILLAIHWVLFFASARLASPAIAVLTLFTHPVITVFIEPLYYPVKPKGRDVLLALLVLLGVGILIPELKSGNDLHWGIIAGLISALSFSFRNLLTKKFLSHHGSAQVMCLQSFAAVFVLAPVCYFETIPTSLRSLGLIFLLGSFFTAFAHTLYVKSMFQLKLKTAGILSSIQPVYSILLAWLLLGDIPGYREMIGGALILVAGTLETIRFGKEE; encoded by the coding sequence ATGTCCTCCGATTCGAAAACCAAGATATTCCTTGAATTCCAGTTCGCGATGATCCTCATCAGCGGAAATATTCTTTTTGCCAAACTCATCGACGAAAGCGTTTGGATGATCACCTTCGGAAGAACCGTGTTCGCAAGCGCCGGTTTGTATCTCTTTTTAAAATGGAGGGACAAACCCCTTTTTTTTCCGAGCGCGATCGAAAACAAAGCGGCCTTGGGTGGAGGAATCCTTCTTGCGATTCACTGGGTTCTATTCTTCGCTTCCGCAAGGCTCGCTTCTCCCGCGATCGCGGTTCTTACGCTCTTTACGCATCCGGTCATCACCGTTTTTATCGAACCTCTTTATTATCCCGTAAAACCGAAAGGCAGAGACGTTCTTCTTGCCCTTTTGGTTTTACTAGGAGTCGGAATTCTCATCCCCGAACTCAAATCCGGAAACGATCTTCACTGGGGAATCATCGCCGGTCTTATATCCGCGCTTTCGTTTTCGTTCCGCAATTTATTGACAAAAAAGTTTTTATCTCATCACGGAAGCGCACAGGTGATGTGTCTTCAATCCTTTGCCGCGGTTTTCGTTTTGGCTCCGGTTTGTTATTTCGAAACGATTCCCACTTCGTTACGATCCCTAGGTCTGATCTTTTTACTCGGAAGTTTTTTTACCGCGTTCGCTCATACGCTTTACGTAAAATCGATGTTTCAGCTCAAACTCAAAACGGCGGGAATTCTTTCCAGCATTCAACCGGTCTATTCGATCCTTCTCGCGTGGCTTCTCTTGGGAGATATTCCCGGTTATCGAGAGATGATCGGCGGAGCCTTGATCCTCGTCGCGGGAACCTTGGAGACGATTCGTTTCGGAAAGGAAGAATAA
- a CDS encoding fatty acid desaturase yields the protein MSTLTLAKNEILPERKPKKWQTLATRERNVKIMRWIRFRERNLRKKFSVLNHQNFLGATITFGSAAMMIATAGLYIADVIPAWLAIVANAIFASLLHEIEHDTIHNLYFKDNERMQDLLFWTVWIFRGNTVSPWYRRMIHTLHHKVSGHKDDIEERLIGNGMKAGIVRFFAMIDGNVSAILNFRKLVKDAPKFKRNEIVRESWPWLVVYYTLWYNFLGLNLFHYGNLFLGSPIELTFSELPESVRAFLNTAAVVYLIPNWIRQSSIQIVSSNMHYYGDVKGIHEQTQVLNSWLLAPLHLFCFNFGSTHGIHHFVVNQPFYIRQMVAPFVHPAMKRYGIRFNDFESMLRANRYNPAESQVA from the coding sequence ATGAGCACTCTGACATTGGCGAAAAACGAAATTCTTCCCGAAAGAAAACCCAAAAAATGGCAAACCCTCGCAACACGAGAGCGAAACGTAAAGATCATGCGTTGGATCCGATTTAGAGAACGCAATCTTCGTAAAAAGTTTTCCGTCTTAAATCATCAGAACTTTTTAGGCGCGACGATCACGTTCGGTTCGGCCGCGATGATGATAGCAACCGCCGGACTTTATATCGCGGACGTAATCCCCGCGTGGCTTGCAATCGTTGCGAACGCGATCTTCGCTTCCCTTTTGCACGAGATCGAACACGATACGATCCACAATCTGTATTTCAAAGACAACGAAAGAATGCAGGATCTTCTTTTTTGGACCGTCTGGATTTTCCGGGGAAACACGGTCAGTCCTTGGTACCGCAGAATGATTCACACTCTGCATCACAAAGTTTCCGGTCATAAGGACGATATAGAAGAAAGACTGATCGGCAACGGGATGAAGGCCGGAATCGTTCGCTTCTTTGCGATGATCGACGGAAACGTTTCCGCCATTCTTAATTTTAGAAAGCTCGTCAAAGACGCGCCGAAGTTCAAACGAAACGAAATCGTTCGCGAAAGCTGGCCTTGGCTCGTAGTCTATTACACTCTTTGGTACAACTTTCTCGGGCTGAATCTGTTCCATTACGGAAATCTGTTTCTTGGTTCTCCGATCGAACTCACTTTTTCCGAACTTCCGGAATCGGTACGTGCGTTTTTAAACACGGCCGCGGTCGTGTATCTAATTCCGAATTGGATCCGTCAATCGAGCATTCAGATCGTTTCGTCCAACATGCACTACTACGGAGACGTGAAAGGAATTCACGAACAAACGCAGGTGTTGAACTCTTGGTTGCTTGCGCCTCTTCATCTTTTCTGTTTCAACTTCGGAAGCACGCACGGAATCCATCACTTCGTCGTCAATCAACCGTTTTATATCCGTCAGATGGTGGCGCCCTTCGTTCATCCCGCGATGAAACGATACGGAATTCGTTTTAACGATTTTGAAAGTATGTTGCGCGCCAACCGCTACAACCCGGCCGAGTCGCAAGTCGCCTGA
- a CDS encoding helix-turn-helix domain-containing protein, which yields MFELALLPFPSSFYFPQWLISLFYGFGLFGTALGCLMFFGQIVLPNKNRLNYLLGALFLGMSVLQGSSIAILSSSDPSFVWLILLHIPALYGVGPVLYGIYKSSTGESFLDSIQDLLLHSVFPVSGVLLYFVVLFGMENLSETIRRSFTEAVFPGRLDWILLPAVIGIGFYVFLVLKSSRDLWRWEIWKSEPTARILSFLVVMSLFHLTLGALFFITKTPDFLVFTSGGMGIALCAAYVIGHRYPGFFQKLQEVTQATREKYARSLLVGIDRATLRENLLHLMEKDFLYREEDLGLGDLADELALSTHQVSEFLNQELGKNFSVFVNDYRVSEACRLLTAEPDKSILDIAYSVGFRTKSSFNRAFQKHTGLTPSEYRSQSAAQFIDSVETHRRNR from the coding sequence GTGTTTGAGCTTGCGCTTCTTCCTTTTCCCTCCTCCTTCTATTTTCCCCAATGGTTGATTTCTCTCTTTTACGGATTCGGACTTTTCGGTACGGCTTTGGGTTGTCTGATGTTTTTCGGTCAGATCGTTCTTCCGAATAAAAACCGACTCAATTATCTTCTGGGAGCTTTATTTCTCGGGATGTCCGTCCTCCAAGGAAGTTCCATCGCGATCCTTTCCTCTTCCGATCCTTCCTTTGTCTGGTTGATTCTGCTTCATATTCCCGCGTTGTACGGTGTCGGCCCTGTTTTATACGGAATTTATAAATCCAGCACGGGAGAATCCTTCCTCGATTCGATACAAGACCTGTTGCTTCATTCCGTCTTTCCCGTGTCAGGAGTTCTTCTTTACTTTGTCGTTCTTTTCGGGATGGAGAATCTTTCCGAAACCATCCGCAGATCGTTTACGGAAGCGGTATTTCCCGGCCGGTTGGATTGGATTCTTTTGCCCGCGGTGATCGGAATCGGCTTTTACGTTTTTCTCGTTCTCAAAAGTTCCCGAGATCTTTGGAGATGGGAGATTTGGAAATCGGAACCGACTGCGAGAATTCTTTCCTTTTTGGTGGTCATGTCTTTGTTTCATCTAACGCTGGGGGCGCTCTTTTTCATTACCAAAACGCCGGACTTTCTCGTATTCACGTCGGGGGGAATGGGCATCGCTCTGTGCGCGGCTTATGTGATCGGACATCGATATCCCGGCTTCTTTCAAAAGTTGCAGGAAGTCACACAAGCCACGCGGGAAAAATACGCGCGTTCTCTTTTGGTGGGAATCGATCGCGCGACCTTAAGAGAGAATCTGCTTCATCTCATGGAAAAGGATTTTCTCTATCGGGAAGAGGATCTCGGACTCGGGGATCTTGCGGACGAACTCGCGCTTTCCACGCACCAGGTTTCCGAATTCTTAAACCAAGAATTAGGAAAGAATTTTTCCGTCTTTGTCAACGACTACCGAGTCTCCGAAGCCTGCCGACTTTTGACCGCCGAACCGGACAAAAGCATTTTGGACATCGCGTATTCCGTCGGCTTTCGGACCAAGTCTTCGTTCAACCGCGCCTTTCAAAAACATACCGGTTTGACTCCGAGCGAATATCGATCGCAAAGCGCGGCGCAATTTATCGATTCGGTCGAAACGCACCGTCGGAATCGATAG
- a CDS encoding RNA recognition motif domain-containing protein, with amino-acid sequence MNIYIGNLAYQATEDDLRKAFESFGEVTSVRIITDKLSGKSRGLAFVEMANKDEGTAAIDGLNGTQIRGREIKVNEALPKKPFPEKSRSRY; translated from the coding sequence ATGAACATTTATATAGGCAACCTCGCCTATCAGGCAACCGAAGACGATCTCCGTAAAGCTTTCGAGTCTTTTGGAGAAGTAACCTCTGTACGCATCATCACCGATAAACTTTCCGGCAAATCCCGGGGATTAGCATTTGTGGAAATGGCGAACAAAGACGAAGGAACCGCTGCAATTGACGGCTTAAACGGAACACAAATCCGTGGAAGAGAAATCAAAGTCAACGAAGCGCTTCCTAAAAAACCTTTCCCGGAAAAATCCAGATCCAGATATTGA
- a CDS encoding Ig-like domain-containing protein, which produces MQMLNQRIKWISTVLFLCWLTVDCSDKKKDSGFDLMALFDLGSPSGGEVSNNSVIPPYNNVDNNVATLPVNFGNAGPQAHLFINSYENVNRYKDLEIQFSKPMNRALTEASITLTGTSGPLAGPGIGVEFYWASEQRLILNPYRELKPGEKYTLNISQDALTVSNKPLLPYSQEFKTTLNYSLNNSIVQGAMSKALNGTDDISLDTSANVTVNSAFQNPVAGENYIDSIYLRKSGSGSSVKLCPSALPGSTCTMNAISVNLSTSSVPPTIGGNTYYYEIQTKFGPTYKKYFSFNYGNLNNANNLLANISNGVMDEAQMLPFLGKVIQKFTTGAFKVQDVNGTPRTFQEFLIGLPDHSKKKFYDNGQWNIGEACIRPGQSGSPGTNKFDDFKNQQFISVLGAKPGAEGRGYCWVPSSAYPTYPTSVVEPKGAEDQGEWAFDKWPKAAAPFSRYNAPLEDSLGAASMTMDVYVTDMRLPAFVKNASGTQLGNVAADLRVNPGTANTAPGLGLDLSSRYVEVDLFIVSRYEDWYTIFISPGTLMYFKTTARLNWDPNVDPGLNGGNNQLPNIYLTTPSLRMARARNVLSVDGTGTVSMAVRSPFAVNNTVFPLNPSNADIDSVTNNFFVLPWSNPTFLPMGIYSGVEDTKDFMYTAPMEYSGSNEGGVDNILVPLIGRGTVQNLAGGTVPYVKGIITQYMLKDIVQRIAPNVLNSVVGALRDDGVTIQLPSYLPEPLRNFPLTVKMKLRTDSVIKHDGVNKGLVSNLDLSFSSNYVDPQGRGLRNQAAKTGMIITRNPATPFPSSYQFTQSNANPGFLLSLHSDTISQAAFHLWQRRGLDITMNKSFIETINSYSGGNPLFQLTTTLLKASPIITILAPGREKLQGLNGSNALAPAAKPYDDIEMVMEPVLAPSVKFKPMTGPGIPKLRLYFTEMQLKIVAKKPASCTGLTGAELTDCGADTRPNGYTYTLGAVRISLAADAEFKFITFSNPNNDPNLQNLNALQVILSTNNLDYTVEVLEGIANNPFGLDPDGINSVIEPLVTSLVVPLVNSILKEVPLPPQINFPKLRHPTNNTACAINARSNVIQFFTLATENTSDPYMLGGMRFIGAAASDPSSLIICP; this is translated from the coding sequence ATGCAGATGCTCAATCAAAGAATCAAATGGATTTCAACCGTATTGTTTCTCTGTTGGCTCACGGTCGATTGCTCGGATAAAAAGAAAGATTCCGGCTTTGATCTGATGGCGTTATTCGACTTAGGAAGTCCGTCCGGCGGAGAAGTTTCGAACAATTCCGTCATTCCTCCCTACAACAACGTGGACAATAACGTCGCCACTCTTCCGGTAAATTTTGGAAACGCCGGACCGCAGGCGCATCTCTTTATCAATTCGTACGAAAACGTAAACCGGTATAAGGATCTGGAAATCCAGTTTTCCAAACCGATGAACCGCGCGCTCACCGAAGCGAGCATAACGTTGACCGGAACTTCCGGACCTTTGGCCGGTCCGGGGATCGGTGTGGAATTTTACTGGGCCAGCGAACAAAGACTGATCCTCAATCCGTACCGCGAACTCAAACCCGGAGAAAAATACACGCTCAACATCAGTCAAGACGCGCTCACGGTTTCGAATAAACCGCTTCTTCCTTACAGCCAGGAATTTAAAACGACATTGAATTACTCTCTGAACAACTCGATCGTGCAGGGTGCGATGAGCAAGGCGCTCAACGGGACCGACGATATTTCTCTGGATACGTCCGCGAACGTCACCGTCAATTCAGCGTTTCAAAATCCGGTCGCGGGGGAGAATTACATCGATTCGATTTATCTCCGAAAAAGCGGAAGCGGGTCTTCGGTAAAACTTTGTCCGAGCGCTCTTCCCGGATCGACTTGTACGATGAACGCGATCAGCGTGAATCTTTCGACTTCTTCCGTGCCGCCTACGATCGGCGGAAACACGTATTATTATGAGATTCAGACCAAGTTCGGTCCGACGTATAAAAAATACTTCAGCTTCAATTACGGAAATCTAAACAACGCGAACAATCTTCTTGCAAACATTTCGAACGGAGTGATGGACGAGGCACAGATGCTTCCGTTTTTGGGGAAGGTGATTCAGAAGTTTACCACCGGAGCGTTCAAGGTGCAGGACGTAAACGGGACTCCGAGAACGTTTCAAGAATTCCTAATAGGATTACCCGATCATTCCAAAAAGAAATTTTACGATAACGGTCAGTGGAACATCGGAGAAGCTTGTATTCGTCCGGGACAATCCGGTTCTCCTGGAACGAACAAGTTCGACGATTTCAAGAATCAACAATTTATATCCGTGTTGGGCGCAAAGCCCGGCGCGGAAGGAAGAGGATACTGTTGGGTTCCTTCTTCCGCATATCCGACATATCCGACTTCGGTAGTGGAGCCGAAAGGAGCGGAGGATCAGGGAGAATGGGCGTTCGACAAATGGCCGAAAGCGGCCGCGCCTTTCAGCCGTTATAACGCTCCTCTGGAGGATTCGCTCGGCGCGGCGAGTATGACGATGGACGTATATGTAACCGATATGCGCCTTCCCGCATTTGTGAAGAATGCCTCCGGCACGCAGCTTGGAAACGTAGCCGCCGACTTGCGGGTCAATCCGGGAACAGCGAACACCGCGCCCGGACTCGGGCTCGATCTGAGTTCGCGTTATGTGGAAGTGGATCTTTTTATCGTTTCCCGTTATGAAGACTGGTATACGATCTTTATTTCGCCGGGAACATTGATGTATTTCAAGACGACCGCGCGTTTGAATTGGGATCCGAATGTGGACCCCGGTTTGAACGGAGGCAACAATCAGCTTCCGAATATTTACTTAACCACTCCTTCTTTGAGAATGGCAAGAGCGAGAAACGTTTTATCGGTCGATGGAACGGGAACCGTTTCGATGGCGGTGCGAAGCCCGTTTGCAGTGAACAATACGGTGTTCCCTCTCAATCCGAGCAACGCGGACATCGATTCCGTAACGAATAACTTCTTCGTATTGCCTTGGTCCAATCCGACCTTTCTTCCGATGGGAATTTATTCCGGCGTGGAAGACACGAAAGACTTTATGTATACCGCTCCGATGGAATATTCCGGATCCAACGAAGGCGGGGTGGATAACATTCTTGTTCCTTTGATCGGAAGAGGAACGGTTCAGAATCTAGCGGGCGGAACGGTGCCTTACGTAAAAGGGATCATCACCCAGTACATGCTAAAAGACATCGTACAAAGAATCGCGCCGAACGTGTTGAATTCCGTGGTCGGCGCGCTTCGGGACGACGGGGTTACGATTCAATTGCCGAGTTATCTTCCCGAACCGCTCCGTAATTTTCCTTTGACTGTAAAGATGAAGCTCAGAACGGACAGCGTGATCAAACACGACGGAGTGAATAAAGGACTCGTGAGCAATTTGGATCTTTCCTTTTCGAGCAACTACGTGGACCCGCAGGGAAGAGGACTCAGAAATCAGGCCGCCAAAACGGGAATGATCATCACGAGAAACCCCGCGACACCGTTCCCTTCTTCGTATCAGTTTACGCAGAGCAATGCGAATCCGGGATTTCTGTTGTCGCTTCATTCGGATACGATTTCTCAAGCTGCGTTTCATCTCTGGCAAAGAAGAGGATTGGACATCACGATGAATAAATCCTTCATCGAAACGATCAACAGCTATTCGGGAGGAAATCCTCTCTTTCAATTGACCACTACTTTGCTCAAAGCCTCTCCGATCATTACGATCTTAGCGCCGGGGAGAGAAAAACTGCAGGGGTTAAACGGATCGAACGCACTCGCACCGGCCGCAAAACCTTATGACGATATCGAGATGGTGATGGAACCGGTGCTGGCTCCGAGCGTAAAATTCAAACCGATGACGGGACCGGGAATTCCGAAACTGCGTTTGTATTTTACCGAGATGCAGTTGAAGATCGTCGCGAAAAAACCGGCGAGCTGCACGGGACTCACCGGAGCAGAGTTGACGGATTGCGGAGCGGATACGAGGCCGAACGGATACACATACACGTTAGGCGCGGTTCGGATCAGTTTGGCCGCGGACGCGGAATTCAAATTCATCACTTTCTCCAATCCGAACAACGATCCTAATTTACAAAACTTGAATGCTCTTCAGGTGATTCTTTCCACGAATAATTTGGATTATACGGTTGAAGTTTTGGAAGGAATCGCAAACAATCCTTTCGGACTCGATCCGGACGGAATCAACAGTGTGATCGAACCGTTAGTCACTTCGCTCGTGGTGCCTCTTGTCAATAGTATTCTGAAGGAGGTTCCCCTTCCTCCGCAGATCAACTTTCCGAAACTGAGACATCCGACGAATAACACCGCGTGTGCGATCAACGCGAGAAGCAACGTGATTCAGTTCTTTACTCTCGCCACGGAGAATACGTCGGATCCGTATATGTTAGGCGGAATGAGATTCATAGGAGCGGCTGCAAGCGATCCAAGTTCGCTGATCATTTGCCCTTAA
- a CDS encoding BTAD domain-containing putative transcriptional regulator produces the protein MNITLYQISCYLVATILAYRTLHNLFLYYKNRKQVYLLHFAFLQVSYGFYLLFFTKTINTANAQEALIWERLENAFIPIFGMTMILFVNSYRRIFSKDFVYLYILLNVLLSAVILVDPNSYHIGLAHQRAFPALGIVIYETDQPLLVQYFYLSGILMIIWTLFKVITQFVRNLFRNLFLLVGLIVFCTNVFLDILVAMDIVPFPYTSHFSFLILMFSVDSFLTLNKSGREIREELKHALTSPEEFELVSEKQTEGNKTKEEEVHAAYSKIGSPHSEKDQIFIRALGGLELERGGVRIPQTEISSKKKMLKLVKILLIRFEKGIHREELLELLWPGMTDKNGLNSLHALCFRLRRIIGNPEALVFSEDRLFFRQDLVQTDFQLFEKHYEGGAKALRKGDTELAIQEFRFARAFYRGDFFEFDLYFPESEIRREYIRKSLIEIFRFLCEKDGERKEMEGLLEDSASWIRLDDLDERAWRFHFEALLQLDRKNEALRKYEEFKKSLRKELGVDPEPETLGLIERIRSGAVSRA, from the coding sequence ATGAATATAACGCTCTATCAGATTTCTTGCTATTTAGTCGCGACTATCCTCGCTTATAGAACGCTCCATAATCTATTTCTATATTATAAGAACAGAAAGCAGGTGTATCTCCTACATTTCGCTTTTTTACAGGTTTCTTACGGCTTTTATCTCTTGTTTTTTACAAAAACGATCAATACGGCTAACGCACAAGAGGCCTTGATTTGGGAAAGGCTTGAAAACGCGTTCATTCCTATTTTTGGAATGACGATGATTCTTTTTGTAAATAGCTATCGCAGAATTTTCAGTAAGGATTTCGTTTATCTCTACATTCTTCTCAATGTTCTCTTGTCCGCGGTCATCCTCGTGGATCCGAATTCGTATCATATCGGGCTCGCGCACCAGAGAGCCTTTCCCGCGCTGGGAATCGTGATCTACGAAACGGACCAGCCTTTGCTCGTTCAGTATTTTTATCTGTCCGGAATTTTGATGATCATCTGGACTCTCTTTAAGGTGATCACTCAGTTCGTGCGGAACCTGTTTCGAAATTTATTTCTGCTCGTCGGTTTGATCGTATTTTGCACGAACGTGTTTCTCGATATTCTCGTCGCGATGGATATCGTTCCGTTTCCGTATACGTCCCATTTTAGCTTTTTGATTTTGATGTTTTCCGTGGATTCGTTTCTCACTTTGAACAAATCGGGAAGAGAAATTCGAGAGGAATTGAAACACGCTTTGACTTCTCCCGAAGAATTCGAGCTCGTTTCCGAAAAACAAACGGAAGGAAACAAAACGAAGGAGGAGGAAGTTCACGCCGCCTATTCCAAGATCGGTTCTCCTCATTCCGAAAAAGATCAGATCTTTATCCGAGCGCTCGGCGGCTTGGAATTGGAACGGGGGGGAGTTCGAATTCCTCAAACGGAAATCTCGAGCAAAAAGAAGATGTTGAAGCTCGTCAAAATTCTTCTCATTCGTTTCGAGAAAGGAATTCATCGAGAGGAGCTGCTCGAACTTCTTTGGCCGGGAATGACGGACAAGAACGGGCTCAACAGTTTGCACGCACTTTGTTTTCGTTTGCGGAGAATCATCGGAAATCCGGAGGCGCTTGTCTTTTCCGAAGATCGTCTTTTTTTCAGACAGGATTTGGTGCAGACCGATTTTCAGTTATTCGAAAAACACTACGAGGGCGGGGCAAAGGCGCTTCGAAAAGGCGACACCGAACTTGCGATTCAGGAATTTCGTTTTGCAAGAGCGTTTTATCGCGGAGACTTTTTCGAGTTCGATTTGTATTTTCCCGAATCGGAAATTCGAAGAGAATACATTCGCAAGAGTTTGATCGAAATCTTCCGTTTCTTGTGCGAGAAAGACGGGGAACGAAAGGAGATGGAGGGGCTTCTGGAAGATTCCGCGAGCTGGATTCGTTTGGATGATTTGGATGAAAGAGCGTGGAGATTTCATTTCGAGGCGCTTTTGCAGTTGGATCGGAAAAACGAGGCGCTTCGCAAATACGAAGAATTCAAAAAGTCCTTAAGAAAGGAACTCGGAGTCGATCCGGAACCGGAAACTCTCGGTTTGATCGAACGAATTCGTTCCGGCGCTGTGAGTCGGGCGTAG